A genomic segment from Corylus avellana chromosome ca5, CavTom2PMs-1.0 encodes:
- the LOC132183241 gene encoding CEN-like protein 1, giving the protein MEPLTIGRVVGEVVDIFSPSVGMNVTYSSNKQVSNGHELMPCVIVSKPRVEIGGNDMRTAYTLIMTDPDAPSPSDPYLREHLHWMVTNIPGTTDVSFGNETVAYETPKPVVGIHRYVFILFKQGRRQTVRAPATRDHFNTRRFSEENGLGLPVAAVYFNAQRETAARRR; this is encoded by the exons ATGGAACCACTGACTATTGGGAGAGTGGTGGGAGAGGTGGTGGACATTTTCAGCCCAAGTGTTGGAATGAATGTGACTTACAGCTCTAACAAGCAAGTTTCCAATGGCCATGAGCTCATGCCTTGTGTCATTGTTTCTAAACCTCGTGTAGAGATTGGTGGGAACGACATGAGGACTGCTTATACACTA ATTATGACAGACCCAGATGCTCCAAGCCCTAGTGATCCATATTTAAGAGAACATCTCCACTG GATGGTCACAAACATTCCTGGTACAACTGATGTTTCTTTTG GAAACGAAACGGTGGCGTATGAGACCCCGAAGCCAGTAGTTGGCATCCACAGGTACGTGTTCATCTTGTTCAAGCAGGGACGAAGGCAGACAGTGAGGGCTCCTGCAACAAGAGACCATTTCAACACCAGAAGATTCTCAGAAGAAAATGGTTTGGGCCTGCCAGTGGCTGCAGTCTACTTCAATGCCCAGAGAGAAACCGCTGCAAGAAGAAGatga
- the LOC132183243 gene encoding protein ROOT PRIMORDIUM DEFECTIVE 1 has product MILLINLFMHKTSTLKPLLPSLLSNLSLTRQMSQSTSIPKKLQRVRDHGYDNYMEIEKKTRKVLKFQELILSLPNQTLPISRLDLLARRLGFKLHQSGGFVLKFPHVFEIYEHPVQRILYIRLSRKALLQIEQEKQALHAQIPDAVTRLRKLVMMSNTGRLRLEHVRIARKAFGLPDDFEHSVILNHPQYFRLFDARETRNKYIEIVERDESLAVCAIERAREREYREKGIDAEDIRFSFIVNFPPGFKIGKYYRIAVWKWQRVPYWSPYEDVSGYDLRSLEAQKRMEKRAVATIHELLSLTVEKKITLERIAHFRLAMNLPKKLKDFLLQHQGIFYISTRGNHGKLHTVFLREAYKRGELIEPNDLYLARRKLADLVLLSPRKANLDRELVNYRRDREDEIEHNRSKFVENDFRNFAVEDNVGKDGEGEDDLDMHMGSPIPIPSSNSSLDLVVGRNGIGGTPLPMGLGSGDSCGCTDG; this is encoded by the coding sequence ATGATCCTCCTCATCAATCTCTTCATGCACAAAACCTCAACCCTCAAACCCCTTCTACCATCCCTCCTCTCAAACTTGTCTCTCACCAGGCAGATGTCCCAGTCCACCTCCATCCCCAAGAAGCTCCAGCGCGTACGTGACCATGGCTACGACAACTACATGGAGATCGAGAAGAAGACTCGCAAGGTCCTCAAGTTCCAGGAACTCATCCTCTCCCTGCCCAACCAAACCCTCCCCATCTCTCGCCTCGACCTCCTCGCTCGCCGCCTCGGCTTCAAACTACACCAGTCCGGCGGTTTCGTCCTCAAATTCCCTCACGTTTTCGAAATTTACGAGCACCCGGTTCAGAGAATCCTCTACATTCGATTGTCCCGGAAGGCCCTCTTGCAAATTGAGCAAGAAAAGCAGGCTCTCCACGCTCAAATCCCCGACGCCGTGACCCGCCTCCGGAAGCTTGTGATGATGTCCAATACGGGTCGGCTACGCCTCGAACACGTGCGCATTGCCAGGAAAGCGTTCGGCTTGCCTGACGATTTCGAGCACTCGGTAATTCTCAATCACCCTCAATATTTTAGATTGTTTGATGCTAGAGAGACTAGGAATAAGTACATTGAGATTGTTGAGAGGGATGAGAGTTTAGCGGTATGCGCGATagagagagctagagagagagagtataggGAGAAAGGGATTGATGCCGAGGATATACGGTTTTCGTTTATCGTGAATTTCCCACCCGGGTTTAAGATTGGCAAGTATTATAGGATTGCGGTGTGGAAATGGCAAAGGGTTCCGTATTGGTCGCCTTATGAGGATGTGTCAGGGTATGATTTGAGGTCATTAGAGGCGCAGAAGCGAATGGAGAAGAGGGCCGTGGCAACAATTCATGAATTGCTGTCATtgacagtggagaagaagattaCGTTGGAGAGGATTGCACATTTCAGGTTGGCAATGAATTTGCCGAAGAAATTGAAGGACTTCCTTCTTCAGCATCagggaatattttatatttcaacaAGGGGGAACCATGGGAAGCTGCATACAGTTTTTCTTAGGGAGGCATACAAGAGGGGTGAGTTGATAGAGCCAAATGATTTATATTTGGCACGTAGGAAGCTGGCTGATTTGGTCTTGTTGAGCCCGAGAAAGGCAAATTTGGATAGGGAATTGGTTAATTATAGGAGAGATAGAGAAGATGAAATAGAGCACAATAGAAGCAAGTTTGTCGAGAATGATTTTCGAAATTTTGCGGTTGAGGACAATGTTGGGAAAGATGGGGAGGGGGAGGATGATTTGGACATGCATATGGGTTCTCCCATTCCTATCCCGAGCTCGAACTCAAGTTTGGATCTTGTTGTAGGAAGAAATGGGATTGGTGGCACCCCATTGCCAATGGGACTTGGATCTGGTGACTCTTGTGGATGCACTGATGGATGA
- the LOC132183242 gene encoding E3 ubiquitin-protein ligase XBAT33, with product MGNSFGCSASGERLVSAARDGDLIEAKMLLDCNPCLAKYSTFGGLNSPLHFAAAKGHNEIVTLLLENGADVNSRNYCGQTALMQACRYGHWEVVQTLLLFRCNVTRADYLSGRTALHFAAVSGHARCIRLVVADFVSSAPYEAIHAHTGGDRGDGIDVKNKYDQSALSKFVNKAADGGITALHMAALNGYFDCVQLLLDLHANVSAVTFHYGTSMDLIGAGSTPLHYAACGGNLKCCQILLARGASRITLNCNGWLPIDVARMWGRHWLESLLAPNSDSALPTFPPSNYLSLPLLSVLNIARDCGLQSSTTSSDDTDVCAVCLERACSVAAEGCGHELCAKCALYLCSTSNIPSELVGPPGSIPCPLCRYGIISFVKLPGSQVKENKLHMSLGLCTPCMLHPREPDHPSPARTPEIRKNRVASVSSDLFCPVTCSPFPSVTIPLCTCNDGPCPSFEPREVEIQDESPRRSQATTMEHDKMEGPRLERTSCSSMFWGRRSCSREHQCNSEINA from the exons atgggcaACTCATTTGGGTGCTCTGCGTCCGGCGAGAGGCTGGTATCGGCCGCTCGAGACGGCGATTTGATTGAGGCCAAGATGCTGTTGGATTGCAACCCATGCCTCGCCAAGTACTCTACCTTCGGTGGCCTCAATTCTCCTCTCCATTTCGCTGCCGCTAAGGGCCACAACGAG ATTGTGACGTTGTTGCTTGAGAATGGAGCTGATGTGAATTCGAGGAATTACTGTGGCCAG ACGGCGTTGATGCAAGCGTGTAGATATGGGCACTGGGAAGTGGTGCAGACTCTTCTTCTCTTCAGATGCAAT GTTACTAGAGCAGATTATCTTAGTGGGAGGACAGCTCTCCATTTTGCAGCCGTAAGTGGCCACGCTAGGTGTATAAGGCTCGTTGTGGCTGACTTTGTTTCAAGTGCTCCGTATGAAGCCATACATGCACATACAGGTGGTGATAGAGGTGATGGCATAGATGTAAAGAACAAATACGACCAAAG TGCGCTGTCCAAGTTTGTAAATAAAGCAGCTGATGGTGGTATCACTGCTCTTCACATGGCTGCATTGAATGGGTATTTTGATTGTGTACAACTCCTACTTGACCTTCATGCAAATGTTTCGGCTGTAACATTTCACTATGGAACGTCCATGGATTTGATAG GAGCTGGAAGCACTCCATTGCACTATGCTGCTTGCGGGGGTAATTTGAAATGCTGTCAG aTCCTCCTTGCAAGAGGCGCCTCTAGGATCACCTTGAATTGCAACGG GTGGCTTCCTATTGATGTTGCCAGGATGTGGGGGCGCCATTGGCTTGAATCACTGCTAGCACCCAATTCTGACTCAGCACTACCAACATTCCCTCCGTCTAATTACCTATCGCTGCCTCTCTTGAGTGTCCTTAACATAGCAAg AGATTGCGGACTGCAGTCGTCAACAACCTCCTCTGATGACACTGATGTCTGTGCTGTTTGCTTGGAGAGAGCATGTTCTGTAGCTGCTGAAG GATGTGGGCATGAGCTTTGCGCAAAATGTGCTCTCTATCTTTGCTCCACAAGCAACATTCCTTCTGAATTGGTTGGTCCACCTGGGTCCATTCCATGCCCTCTATGTAGATATGGAATTATCTCTTTCGTCAAGTTGCCTGGTTCccaagtgaaagaaaataaactacATATGTCCCTTGGCCTCTGTACCCCTTGCATGCTTCACCCACGTGAACCCGACCATCCATCTCCAGCTCGTACGCCAGAGATCCGAAAGAATCGTGTGGCTTCGGTTTCTTCAGATCTATTCTGTCCGGTCACTTGTAGCCCATTTCCATCTGTTACCATTCCTTTATGCACCTGCAATGATGGTCCATGCCCATCATTTGAACCGCGGGAGGTAGAAATACAAGATGAATCGCCACGCCGCTCACAAGCAACAACAATGGAACATGATAAAATGGAAGGGCCGAGACTGGAGAGAACCAGTTGTTCAAGCATGTTTTGGGGCAGAAGAAGCTGCAGCAGAGAGCATCAGTGCAATTCTGAAATAAATGCTTAA